Proteins found in one Planococcus citri chromosome 2, ihPlaCitr1.1, whole genome shotgun sequence genomic segment:
- the LOC135835098 gene encoding general odorant-binding protein 19d-like isoform X2, protein MDATKFAILSILVVFFNFIDNTLCSEEEERIKAIYSKCREETQIDENEMETFRKMELPTSTKGKCMMGCLMREASIIVNGRFNKDGALQVAERYYSGRQEELEKARMVVDICEKKIEYETEECEIAGNLASCVIEEAQKIGLTSVPRG, encoded by the exons ATGGACGCTACGAAATTCGCGATACTTTCCATACTCGTCGTTTTCTTCAACTTCATCGACAACACGTTG TGTTCCGAGGAAGAAGAACGTATCAaagcaatttactcgaaatgtaGAGAAGAAACACAAATAGacgaaa ATGAGATGgaaacttttagaaaaatggaaTTACCAACTTCTACTAAAGGAAAG tgtaTGATGGGCTGCCTTATGAGAGAAGCTTCGATT ATTGTCAACGGCAGGTTCAATAAAGATGGAGCACTTCAAGTGGCAGAACGTTATTATTCTGGCAgacaagaagaactggaaaaggCTCGAATGGTTGTAGATATATGcgagaaaaaaa TCGAATACGAAACCGAAGAATGCGAAATTGCTGGAAACCTTGCCTCGTGCGTGATTGAAGAAGCGCAAAAG ATTGGATTAACATCTGTACCGAGGGGATGA
- the LOC135835098 gene encoding general odorant-binding protein 19d-like isoform X1 has translation MDATKFAILSILVVFFNFIDNTLCSEEEERIKAIYSKCREETQIDENEMETFRKMELPTSTKGKCMMGCLMREASIIVNGRFNKDGALQVAERYYSGRQEELEKARMVVDICEKKIEYETEECEIAGNLASCVIEEAQKLSMDYSRITEAMLNKRRPSTT, from the exons ATGGACGCTACGAAATTCGCGATACTTTCCATACTCGTCGTTTTCTTCAACTTCATCGACAACACGTTG TGTTCCGAGGAAGAAGAACGTATCAaagcaatttactcgaaatgtaGAGAAGAAACACAAATAGacgaaa ATGAGATGgaaacttttagaaaaatggaaTTACCAACTTCTACTAAAGGAAAG tgtaTGATGGGCTGCCTTATGAGAGAAGCTTCGATT ATTGTCAACGGCAGGTTCAATAAAGATGGAGCACTTCAAGTGGCAGAACGTTATTATTCTGGCAgacaagaagaactggaaaaggCTCGAATGGTTGTAGATATATGcgagaaaaaaa TCGAATACGAAACCGAAGAATGCGAAATTGCTGGAAACCTTGCCTCGTGCGTGATTGAAGAAGCGCAAAAG TTATCAATGGACTATTCTCGTATTACGGAGGCGATGCTCAATAAACGACGTCCATCTACTACGTAG
- the LOC135835101 gene encoding uncharacterized protein LOC135835101: protein MNPTNCICVIVLFVSIFAISKANNSRIVDLNTKCGANAEDSQVVLQYRVPSTDTGKCLMLCFLKELDMLDSNQKYDEVKSFQAFRNFWSAFTDDVLKAVNSAAAVFAKGIDSKSGTCEYGYEIMKFINAEFIKNQLLTTTPKQ, encoded by the exons ATGAATCCTACAAACTGCATTTGCGTGATTGTGCTTTTCGTTTCCATTTTCGCTATTAGTAAA GCAAACAACTCTCGGATTGTTGATTTGAACACCAAATGTGGCGCTAACGCAG AGGATTCCCAAGTTGTTTTACAATATCGAGTACCATCAACGGACACTGGAAAG tgttTGATGCTGTGCTTCTTAAAAGAGTTGGACATGCTTGATTCAAATCAGAAATATGACGAAGTAAAAAGTTTTCAGGCGTTCCGTAATTTCTGGTCTGCATTCACCGATGACGTTTTAAAAGCAGTTAATTCAGCAGCTGCAGTATTTG CGAAAGGTATTGATTCGAAATCTGGAACTTGTGAATATGGATACGAGATTATGAAATTCATAAATGCCGAATTCATTAAA aatcagCTCTTGACTACAACTCCCAAACAGTGA
- the LOC135835100 gene encoding speckle-type POZ protein-like: MIRIIIFQVIFSSFLFCCCKNEPLTESVQVPTWCHTETLHHKANFIWTIDSFDFHETVIGKTLISPKFSASTNEEYKWFLELYPNGRDGSAKAISLYLSLDLENKQKGAYVKYNFSILNNELQELDYTRKTLSRCFHNKNSSCTPLSPRGYGYPEFVEKDDIFRNKILSNDSLTIQCELSFYILNNNGSDNKPEMFHHCNTSTIQTDFLVNNVSENLEILGKKYEFKPRDLTLRVNNNNYTAHKDILSARSPIFAAIIQNKTKNNDRDFIDIKDTDEEIVSEMLRYMYTGKCDNLEKLADGLLGAADKYELNGLKLIASNALLKTLSVDNAADILISADMYHANQLLKSPVIKFIVKNSAEVLNTAAWKNLESSNPRLVIDVCRALSHKLTTILN, from the exons ATGattcgtattattatttttcaagtgattttctCTTCGTTTCTCTTTTGTTGTTGCAAA aatGAACCGTTAACTGAAAGCGTGCAGGTTCCTACTTGGTGCCATACTGAAACCTTACATCACAAAGCAAATTTTATCTGGACAATCGATAGTTTTGATTTTCACGAAACCGTAATAGGAAAAACCTTGATATCGCCCAAATTCTCAGCTAGCACTAATGAAGAATACAAATGGTTTTTAGAGCTTTATCCTAATGGAAGAGATGGCTCTGCAAAGGCCATCTCTTTATACTTGTCTTTGGATCTTGAAAATAAACAGAAAGGAGCATAcgtgaaatacaatttttctattttgaataaCGAACTTCAAGAACTAGACTACACTAGGAAAACACTATCGCGCTGCTTTCACAATAAGAACTCATCGTGCACACCGTTGTCGCCGCGGGGTTATGGCTACCCTGAATTTGTCGAAAAAGACGATATtttcagaaacaaaattttatcgaatgattcattaacaATCCAGTGTGAACTGTCATTTTATATCTTAAACAACAACGGTTCAGATAACAAACCTGAAATGTTCCACCACTGTAATACATCTACGATTCAAACAGATTTTCTTGTGAATAATGTTTCCGAGAACTTGGAgattttagggaaaaaatatgaatttaaacCCAGAGACTTGACACTTCGTGTAAATAATAACAATTATACAGCTCACAAGGACATTTTATCAGCGCGTAGTCCAATTTTCGCTGCGattattcaaaacaaaacgaaaaataacGATCGAGATTTCATAGATATTAAAGATACCGATGAAGAAATCGTATCCGAAATGTTGAGATATATGTATACTGGAAAGTGTGATAATTTGGAGAAGCTGGCTGATGGTTTATTAGGAGCAGCGGATAAGTATGAATTAAATGGGTTGAAATTAATTGCCTCGAATGCTTTGCTGAAGACGTTATCGGTGGACAACGCGGCAGATATATTGATATCAGCCGACATGTATCATGCAAACCAATTATTGAAGTCTCCTGTGATAAAGTTCATCGTCAAAAATTCAGCCGAAGTTTTAAATACAGCAgcttggaaaaatttggaatcatCAAATCCGCGACTTGTCATTGACGTATGTCGAGCTTTGTCTCATAAACTAACGACTAttttaaattaa
- the LOC135834024 gene encoding speckle-type POZ protein-like yields the protein MSSKMLGHIYTKKSKNSAQLEEDSLAAVDKSDSNGLKLKVIALNVLLKTLSVDNAIDILMIADTCHADQLKSHVLRFIVSKAAEVLNSEGWKKMQSSKSQLTVEAMLAIAASIDPRNIIMAK from the coding sequence ATGTCATCTAAAATGCTGGGGCATATTTACAccaaaaagagtaaaaattcaGCGCAGCTGGAAGAAGATTCTTTAGCAGCAGTCGATAAATCCGATTCGAACGGATTGAAGTTGAAAGTAATTGCCTTGAATGTATTACTGAAGACACTATCGGTGGACAACGCAATAGATATACTGATGATAGCAGATACATGCCATGCAGATCAATTGAAATCACACGTGCTCAGGTTTATTGTCAGTAAAGCAGCCGAAGTTTTGAATTCAGAGGGGtggaaaaaaatgcagtcaTCGAAATCACAACTGACAGTTGAAGCGATGCTGGCCATAGCGGCGAGTATTGATCCTAGAAATATAATTATGGCCAAGTAA
- the LOC135835102 gene encoding speckle-type POZ protein-like, translated as MSSSQSGPSTCASTEECSCSTVQFDEIKYTWKIYNFSSVDEAGESVLSPTFSSPTNDKFQWYLSFDPRGEDGEKDYFGLFLHLNQTSKCKRALAKFSFSLLSNTQKESYVSGLSCYLFNIVAGSCTDAGEWGCSNFLKKDETFKSTFLPKDTDALTISLKITFLELNDVTIDRIFHRCNILHLQQLSENLASALGNHEFADFTLSLPGKDYPVHKVILAARSNYFANMFKSSMMENERNRVEITDVKEDVMGEIMKFFYTGKCENVDKLADGLLAAADKYGLVQLKKMCVESISKSLSVENAPNMLILADLYRVDDLKSQVIEFIVARSSEIMNSTTWDQIMPMYPQVLNDVCKALSRSRFENTSM; from the coding sequence ATGTCGTCGAGTCAATCCGGCCCTTCAACTTGCGCATCCACCGAAGAATGCAGTTGCAGTACTGTCCAGTTCGATGAAATAAAGTACACTTGGAAAATATACAATTTCAGCTCTGTCGACGAAGCAGGCGAATCTGTGTTATCTCCTACGTTCTCATCTCCTACGAATGATAAATTTCAGTGGTATTTAAGTTTCGATCCCAGAGGTGAGGACGGTGAAAAAGATTACTTTGGTCTGTTTTTACATTTAAACCAAACCAGCAAGTGCAAAAGAGCTCTTgccaaattcagtttttctcttTTAAGTAACACGCAGAAGGAAAGCTACGTCTCGGGTTTGTCGTGTTATTTGTTCAACATTGTCGCAGGCTCATGTACCGATGCAGGTGAGTGGGGCTGTTCTAACTTTCTCAAGAAAGATGAAACTTTTAAGAGTACATTTTTACCGAAGGATACCGACGCATTGACGATTTCTCTGAAGATAACGTTTTTGGAATTGAACGACGTAACTATAGATAGAATTTTTCATCGGTGTAATATTCTCCATCTGCAACAACTTTCAGAAAATCTTGCATCGGCGCTTGGTAATCACGAATTTGCCGACTTCACGCTTTCATTACCAGGAAAGGATTATCCGGTTCATAAAGTTATTTTAGCAGCGCGAAGTAATTATTTCGCCAACATGTTCAAGAGCAGTATGATggaaaatgaacgaaatcgCGTAGAAATTACCGACGTAAAAGAAGACGTTATGggtgaaattatgaaattctttTACACCGGAAAGTGcgaaaatgtggataaattggCCGACGGATTATTAGCAGCTGCTGATAAGTATGGTCTAGTTCAACTCAAGAAGATGTGCGTGGAATCAATTTCTAAATCTTTGTCAGTAGAGAATGCGCCGAATATGTTGATTTTGGCAGATTTGTATCGTGTAGATGATTTGAAATCACAGGTGATCGAATTTATTGTAGCGAGGTCGTCCGAAATAATGAATTCGACGACTTGGGACCAGATTATGCCGATGTATCCTCAAGTATTGAACGATGTGTGTAAGGCGTTATCTCGTAGTAgatttgaaaatacgagtatgtaa